The genomic DNA GGTGAACTTGATATGGACCGATCGTATGGGCAAAAATGTTGATAACCTTCCCAAGCAAAGTCCGTATGTTGAGCTTATTAATGAGCCGAAAACCTAGTTGTCCAAACTGATAAGCTAGTGGATATTGATACCGCGCAGCTAATATGAATCCATAGAGTATATATCCAAATGCAGAAGCCCCTACAACGCCATATGTCAGGGTAAAATTAACTATTTTAAAACTGCACCAATCCGACCAGTTTCGGTCTCCCATTAAATAAGCTGCTGCCCATAAATCCACTATCAAATTCATGCAAAGCCTCTTTTCATTGTCTTGACATTCTGGATCGTCAAGCAAGCTTTCCATGTTACGTTTCTGAAGCTTAGCGGCAACTTCTTCTGATTCTGCTGAAATAACAGTTAACAATTCTGTTTGAGAATTAGGTACGTCAATCCCCAAACTACGCAATCCATCTAAGCCCAAAGAAACGGCTTGACTAAATTTTCCTTGAGTCATACACAAATTCATGTATATTCTGTAAATTTCTAACTTGCTAAAATTAGATTTTGCTTGCTCTAAGGCAATAGTAAACAATTTTTCCGATCGCTCAAAGTTACCGCTTAAATACTCAACTTCTGCTCGTTCCTTATGCAGGGATAAACTTAATTCATACCGATCTGCCCAGCGATTTTTATCCAAAATATCCATACCTACAGTCAGATATTTTAGCGCTGCTTCATAAGCTGTCGCCGCTTTAGCTTTCTCACCAGCAATCAGATTTAATCGAGCAATTTTATCTCTTTCTGTTTGTGGGCTCACAAGTGCAATTCCCAGGTCGAGATGATCGACGATATTGAAGATTTTCTCCCCTAAATCTTGCGGTTGAGTATTTTGCAAAAGTAGGCGACCTATTTGTAAGTGAACGGCTTGTTTTTGTTCTTCATCAATCAAGGCATAAGCTGCTTGTTGGACGCGATCGTGCAAAAATTGATAATTTTGAATTAACAATTGATAATCCCACTCAGATGCAGCCAGAATTAAGGTGGACTGAACTGCCGGAGTTAAATTTTGGAAAACTTCAGCAGGTGATTTTTCGCAGATGATAGAGAGAGTATTTAGATCGAAAGATGCGCCTACACAAGCAGCTAAGCGCAACACCTGCTGCGTTGCATCTGGCAATTTCTTCAACTTCCCTATCATTAACTCCACGACATTATCAGTTATACCTACTGCCTCAATTTGATTGATATTCCATTGCCAACTTCGATAACGAAAATTAAAATTGAGCAGATTTTCAGCGTGCAACGTTTTGAGAAATTCATTGACAAAGAAAGGATTGCCCTCTGTTTTATGCACCACCAATTTTGCTAATGGTTTGACCGACTCAGTATCGCTGTGTAAAGTATCGGCAATCAATTCACCGATCTGCTGCATATTTAAAGGATTTAAACTTATAAAATTGACTGTTGCTCCTTTTTTCTGCAATTCATCAATAGTTATCATCAGAGGATGGGAAGGATTTACTTCATTATCGCGATACGCTCCGATCGAGAACAAATATTGCAATTCTACTTCCGTCATCATCAGTTCTATTAACTTCAAAGAAGCTGCATCTGCCCATTGCAAATCGTCTAAAAAAATGACTAACGGATGCTCCTTTAAACAAAAAGTTCGGATGAAGTTTTGGAACACAAGGTTAAAGCGATTTTGCGACTCTTGTGGCCCTAATTCTGGTACAGGTGGTTGTTTGCCAACAATCAATTCTACTTCGGGAATTACATCAATAATCACCTGACCGTTGGAGCCAAGTGCTGCTTCTAGTTTTTGTCGCCAAAGTTTTAGCTGTTCATCGCTTTCGGTTAAAATTCGCCGCACTAATCCTTCCAAAGCACTCACAACCGCAGAGTAGGGAACGTTGCGTTGAAACTGATCGAATTTGCCAGAAATAAAATAGCCGCGCTTTTCTGTAATAGGTTTGTGAATTTCTTGCACTAAAACTGACTTCCCGATGCCGGAATAACCTGCCACCAGCATCATTTCAATTTTGTTACTTGTCCGTTGTCCGTTGTCCGTTGTTAGTTGTTCCGTACCGCTGACTCGCTCAAATGCTGCCAGTAAAGTTTCCACTTCTCTCTCGCGTCCGTAGAGTTTTTGGGGAATTTGAAACTTGTCAGAAATATCTTGCGAAGCGAGGGGGAAAGAAAATATAAATCCATTTGTCTGTAGCTGAGACAAACATTCTTCTAAGTCTGCTTTAATTCCCCAGGCAGTCTGATAGCGATCTTCTGCATTCTTCGCCATCAATTTCATTACAATATCTGAAATAACCTGTGGAATTTCTTCATTTTTGAATTGGGAATTTTGACTTTTCACTTCATTTGGCTGTTTGGCAATGTGGCAATGCAGCAACTCTAAAGCATCGGTGGTCTCAAACGGCAGTTTTCCTGTGAGGAGTTCGTAAAAAGTGACACCGAGAGAGTAAAAGTCCGTGCGGTAATCCAGGAAGCGGTTCATTCTCCCTGTTTGTTCCGGAGATATATATGCCAAAGTACCTTCTAAAACATTGGGATTTTTCAGGGTAGGATTTTCGCGGGTAAAAATGCTGGAAATACCAAAGTCGATGATTTTTAGTTGCTGGGTTTCTGGGTTAAAAACTATATTAGATGGATTGATATCTTTGTGAATAATATTGGCTGCGTGAATATGACCTAAACTATCGGTAATAGCAACAGCAATTCGGATAACTTCAGCTAATTTAAATTTTCGCTGCTTCATCAACTTTTTTAGCGATTCCCCGCCAAAATCCTCAAAAATGATGAACATCGTTCTTTGATAGCTTTCTAATCCATAAGCTTTGGTGACACCATCAATATTAAATTTGCAGCTGATTTCATATTCTTGCTTGTATCTGCGAAGCTCATCTGGGGTGGGATAGTCTTGCTTCAGCACCTTGACGATCACAGGTTGGTTATCCTCCGCTCGGATGCCTCGGTAAACTTCGGAGTTGACGCTTTCATAGATGGGAGCTTTGATGGCAATGCCAGGAAGGTCTATCATAGTTTGGTTGTGTGACTTTAGGGATTAAGCTGCATACAATCTGGCACCCAGAGTAGATGAGAAGGATCGTAGCCTCTTTGTCGATATCTAGCGGTGATATTTTACAACCCGGATTGACGATCGACTGCTATTTGACGCACTATTTTTTTGGGTCAACCGCGTCTAACACCGCTTTTCTGCAAGGTAGGCAATACACCCTACTAAAAAAAGTATAGACTAATCGCGTCGCAGGCACAGTTAGCCTATACTCGTGTGAGAATAAACCTGAAGTTATTTGGCTCATGGGATGGCTTAAAAATATTGCCAACCGACAAGCGGGTTGACGGCTCTTTCTTATCAGACTATATATCAAGGATTACCATAGCCGTCCAACCGCGATCGCTTTTTCGCAATTCAAATTGATGTAATGTTACGGCTTTGACATCTACCCGCTGTTCGTGTCGGTTTGGATCGAGCTTTTCTCCCGTGGTAATCGCACTCAAATGATATAAGTTGTCTTTCTCCTCGATCTCAATTTGCTGCGCTCTCAGCAAAAGTAACTCGCTGTCTTTATAATAAATTAGTTCTTGTAAAAAATTGAAAAGCAACAAATCTAAGTCATCATTTTCTAAACTAAAACTTCGCGTTTCTCTTGGCTCTATTGCTGCCAAATTATCGATCATGGTGTTGATAGTTGCATCGCCTGCGGCTTGGAAAAGTTCTGGTAAATCTTTTCCATGAGCGCGAAAAGCAATATCCGCAGTGGCAACATCTTCCAAAAACTCATAATCCATAAGCTATTGCTCGCACAATTTTAATTGACTGATAATTTGCTCTTGGCGATCGCACACTTTTTTGCCGATGAAAACCAGTTCGGTTCCCTCTTGTTCAAACGGCTCCAAATCCCAACGTCCAGCTACAAAATTAAACAGATAATTTCCATCCGAAAATTTTACAAAACCTTTGGATCGATAAACATCTGTTTGTAGGAAGTTGGCAAATTCCTCAAAACGTTCGCTATTTAAAATGGCAGCAGTTTTGTAGCCGAAAGATTCAAATTCCGGTTGATGAACGTGGTGGGGTGGCGGTTGCACTCGTTCTCTACCAATACCAAACAGCAAATCTACATCTACCTGACACCTTTTTGTTCGCAAAATTGAGGCAATTTCGTTGAAGGAGTTGAGCTTTTTCTCTATCCCTTCTAACTCAGTTTCCGATACCAAATCAACTTTATTTAAAAGGATGGTATCTGCCGCTTCAATTTGCATCCTGCCGGTATGACCGACTTGCGGATATTTTACCATTGCGTCGGCATCGATGACGGTAACAACTCCATCCAAACGCACTCTGGTGAGACTTTCTTGAATATCAAAAACCAGCGCATCCGGTTCGGCAACTCCGGTTGTTTCCACTACAATGTTATCGGGATCTACTGTATCGACGATCTCGTTGACAGCAGCTTCAAATTCTCCCAGCAGGGAACAGCAGACACATCCGCCGCCAAGGTCTGCCATTTCCACATTTTTACCTTGAATGATTTTGGTGTCGATCGCAATTTCGCCAAATTCATTCATGAGAATCGCGATTTTTTTGGGAAAACTATCGAGGATGTGGCGAAGCAGAGTTGTTTTTCCGCTTCCGAGTGGCCCAGTAATTACTGTTAGTGGTGTTCGTACTTGCATAAAGTATCCTTTTTATGCTAACTATTGCGGGCGATCGCATATCTTTGTTAATGTTTGACATCGTGTCCGGTTGTATCGGTAGTACATGAGCGATACGGGAAATTGTCTCTTCGTAATCGAGTGTTAAATTTTTACCACAGATGAAAACAGATGAACACAGATGAACACAGATAAGAGAGCGATTTTTTTAGGCAACTGATGCAATCGGACATGATATGACAATAACAAAAGGAGATTCGATATCTATTTGCCAATTCTCATCAATAAATTCCATATTTTTATCATAAATCAAAATCACTTCGCCAATTTTTTTTTCTACCTCCCCGTGACTGGGTTTATCTTCTGAAGCAAGTTTATCAGCTTTGAGGACAAATTTCAGTTGTATCCATTCTTCTCTGTCTGTAACACCAATAGAACTGCTGATTACCTCAGCAGACAAGGAACGAGGCAACGTAATTTCTTCATAAAATTCATCTTTTTCATCCCAGTAACCCGACACTTTATAATTGCATAATTCGAGATGTTCTGTAACGAGCGCATTGGCATCAGTACTATCCACAAAATTTACCATTCTCCCTCAAATACAAATTCTTGTAAGTCAGGATGCTCGATCGTGAAGTCTCTAATTGCTTCAATCATTCCTATGTACCACTCATCGTTGCTTTCCGCTTTCAAAATTGCCAGTTTCTCTTCTAACTTAGGGATGTCACTGCGCGTTAATATTAGTACGTCGCAATCAGCTTCCCTCCAATCGTCAGTATATTCATAAATTCTGTTGGTAATCTTTCCTAAATTATCCTCTTGGGAATCTACATCTTTTACTAGCTTGTATTCACCAATTCCAAGTTCGTCATAAATTCTGTGCATTTCTGAGTTTTGCACGCCAAAACCGTACTTCCAAACGATCTTACCCTCGCCTCCCACGAAGCAATTTATGTATCTGCCCATGTTTCAATTCTCCAATTATTCTAAAATCTGAACATGAGCTATCCCTTAATATTGCCAATGGGAGTCAAGCGCACAACTTTTTTGCTAATTCCAGCTAATTCAGCCGCCTCAATCACATCATCGATATCTTTGTAAGCGCCTCCCGCTTCTTCCGCCAGTCCCGGCATTGAGGTACTGCGAACATAAATTCCCCGGCTTTCCATATCCTTCAAAAGTTTATCTCCACGCCAAGTTTTTCGCGCCTTGGTACGACTCATTGTACGTCCGCTACCGTGTGCGGTGCTGAAAAAAGTTTGGTCGCCGCTGGGTACTCCAACTAATAGATAAGATCCCGTTTCCATACTGCCGCCAATAATAACTGGCTGACCGATATCTTTATACCTTTCGGGAACATCTCCCATACCTGGGCCAAAAGCGCGAGTTGCGCCTTTGCGGTGTACGAGAAGCGATCGCTCTTTACCATCAATAATATGACGCTCTAGCTTAGCGGTATTGTGCGCGACATCGTAAACCATGTGCATACCGAGCTTTTCTGGCGATTTTTTAAATATGTCCGAAAACACTTCCCGAATGCGGTGCAGGATCACTTGGCGATTGGCAAAAGACATATTAATACCGCACTTCATGGCCGCAAAATAAGCTTGTCCTTCCGGAGAGTTGAAAGGCGCACAAGCTAATTCGCGATCGAGTATTTTTATGCCATACTTACTCTCCATTACTTTCAGAAAAATTTGCAAGTAATCTGTCGCCACTTGATGACCGAATCCCCGACTGCCGCAATGGAACATTACCACTACTTGATTCGGCATGAAAATTCCCAATCTTGCCGCTAACTCCGGATCGAAAATATTTTCCTCTTTCGCAACTTGAATTTCCAAATAGTGATTGCCAGAACCCAAAGTGCCGATTTGATTGAAACCGCGATCGATCGCCTTATCGCTAATTTTTGCAGAGTCCGCACCCTGAAGACAACCGTTCTCTTCCATCAATTCTAAATCTTCTTCCCAACCATAACCGTTGCGAACGCACCATTGCGCCCCTTCCTCAACTACTTCCCGAAAATCATTCCGCGAAAGCTTCACAAAACCCCTGCTTCCCACTCCCGCAGGCACTCTTTCGTAAAGCCTATCTACGATATTTTTAATATGCGGTTTAACTTCATCGTAGGTTAAATTGGTGACTAATAAGCGCATTCCGCAATTGATATCAAAACCGATCCCGCCAGGGGAAATAACGCCTCCCTGTTCTACATCCATTGCTGCTACGCCACCGATGGGAAATCCATAGCCAAAGTGTCCGTCTGGCATACACAAGGCGTACTTAGTTATTCCCGGCAGAGTCGCTACGTTGGTAACTTGGTCGTAAACCGCTTCGTCTAATTCTGCAATTATCTTCTCTGTACCGTAAATCCGGGCGGGTACGCGCATTCCTTCCTTGTAGGATACGGGAATTTCCCATACCGTATCGGAAATTCGTTCCAAAAATTCCTTTATAGCCATCTGTGTTTTAAATTGTTCTATTCTTATTTATTATGACTTGTCTGCTGTCTATGTTCAAGAACCCGCTCTTTGACCACCTCTTTCTTTAGAACTATCTTAAGGTAGATCTACTTCTGCCAAAAGAGTTACGTCCTTGTAAAGCAAAATTGTGATTATCAATACATTTATGAATGAACAAACTTTACCCCCTGTTCTGGATACAATTTTGAGCGATCGCACTACGCCGGATGCTGTTTTTTCTGATTTACTGCCAGCTTTGGGCGAGGTGTTAAAATGCGATCGCATTTTCCTTTACTTGTACAATCCCTACAAGGAAATTGGTAAAGTAGCTTACTGTTGGCGTCGCCTAACTGAGTATCCCGATGTCACTGAATACGACTGGAAAAAAGAACCCGCATCTTTACCCGATGAAGACCCTTTGTATGCCGCAGCATTGCGAACAGAACCATCTATTTTTGTGGAAGATATAGAAACAGCTAAACCCGAAGTAGTCAACAAAGATTTTGAACGCAAAAACTTCGGTCATCGCGCATTAGTCCACGCTCATTTATGTCAGGATGGTTTATTGTGGGGAATTTTGCAACCCTGTGTTTTCGGTCAACCTAGAGTCTGGAGTGAGTTGGATCGCTTTGTTATTTCCACAGTTACAGATAAAATCGTACCCCTAGCAGTTGACTATATCAAATCTACCCAGGTTTAATATCGTTTCCGCTTATGTCTGAATCATTAGGGCCCCTCTGTGGCCGAGAGGCCGAAGCGAAAAATGAACAATTTTACTTATGACGATAAACTATCGCCAAACAGGTTACAGATCCACAACTTAGCAAACTTATCATACTTCCATACATTAAAATCCAGTCGTTTTGGTAATACCCATATAAAACCCCGTTTAACTGGATAAAGTTAAACCCAAGAAAAGTTATTAAAGATACGTCTTTCGCACTTTTATTTTTAAAAATTATCAAGGCTTGTGGAATAAATAAACTGGCATTGAACACAAATCCTAATCCGAAAAAGAAGGTAACTATTTCTTTCATGGCGTTTGTCGATCGCTCAATAAATAGAGGACTGTCAGCGTCGCCAACAATCCCCCATTATACTCGCTAATTCTCTCCCCTATTCTTATCTACGCGCAGGGAAGCATATTGGCCTTTAATCTCTTGGTTGAAAAACTTACCTTTTGAGTTAGAATCTCGGAAAATTTTCCAAATTTCCCTCTCCACACCAAAGTATTGGTAGATTGTCCCGCTTATAAATTGTATTTGCAAGATTTGGCGGGATTCATCGTAGCCAATCGCGGATGCCATAGTCGATCGCACCGGTAGCATCGCGATCGGTTTCTCTCCTTTAACAGTGGAAAAGTAAGCGACTTCACTATTAGCGATATAGGCAATTTTTTGGAGTCCTTTATAAACCGTACTCGGTGCTGGAATCTCGACATATTCCTGTTCTCCTTCCCGGTCTAACAACAGTCCCAAATATCCTTCTGCATGACCGATCGCCACTATATTTTTCAGGTCAATACTGACTAACCGCATCGGATTATCCTGAATTTCTATAAAAACTTGTTTTGGGGAAACTTGCCTATTAAAATTATAGCATTTTCCTGTATAATCCTACCCTCTCGTATCCGCTAACATCCGATGCCTAAAACATTTGCGATCTTATCTGCGTTAATCTGCCTAATCTGCGGTTAAATTTTAACCAACAATGCCAACAGACAATCCAAGACATCATTCTTTCTCACCGATGCTAGCGGACAGGATATAATTTATGAATTACCCCGAAAGCTACACTACAAAAGCTGAGTCACACTAATCGGCACACCACCTTTTTCCAAAGATTCCGTCATAGCACGCAGAATTTGCACTAAATTAGCGCCCACCAAACCCGAAGAAACCGTTGAAGGCGCGTTCTGACTAACGCAGCTAAGAAAGTGTTCGCAAACTCGCTTTAAAGGTTCTCCCGATTCCAGATTCACAACTTCGCGGCTTTGATTTATAGGCTCGAATTTATTGCCCTTTTGCTCAAAAGTTCCGTGCTGTACAGTCAGGGGTGATTCTGTCAATAATTCATCAAAAATTAAGGTTCCTTGACTGCCTACAACTGCCAGACGCCGTTGCTTATCGGGATTCGACCAACACAGATGAATATATGCTTGAAATCCGCTGGGATAAGTCAGCGTCACCCATACCAAATCGGCTAATCCATTTTGCAGCCAAACGTTGCCAGTAGCTTGGACTTGAGAGGGAGTTTCCCCCAGCCAGCTATTGAAAATGGCGATATCGTGAATAGCTAAATCCCACATTGCATCGATATCCTGACGCACTGGGCCAAGGTGGGTTCTAGCAGCGTAGCCATATCGCAATTCTCCCAATGTTCCCTTTTGCATCACCGCTTGTCCGCCAATGACTGCGGGATGAAATAAATACGTGTGGTCTACCACAAGTTGACGTTGCTGTTGTTCTGCAAGGCGACAAAGTTCGTAGCACTCATCCGGGTAGAGAGTTAAAGGTTTTTCTGCCAGAACGTGATAGCCTTGCTGGAGGGCGTCAGCGATTAAGTTATAGTGGGTAGAAGCTGGGGTGACGATCGCCACAGCCTCCAGTTCCGGCAATTCTCGCACCTGTTCCCAATTAGTTGCCAGAACTACACTCTCATCTAATTGATAGCGCGATCGCAAAGCTGCCAACCGATCCAAATTCGGGTCTACCACCGCCACCAAAAGCGCTTGGGGATTTTCTAAGAAGTTTCGTACCAAGTGGACACCCCAACGCCCAGCCCCCAATACAGCAACTTTAATAGTCATTTGTCCCCCGATTTTGGATTTTGGATTTTGGATTTTGGATTAGCTTTGCCTTGAAAGGACAAAGCTTGAAATTTGGAAACATTTTTTGATGATTCCCATTTCAATGGGAGGCTTGAAACGCCTTTTTTTCGGTCATTAGTTATTCGTCAATTGTCTCCCCAGTGTATTCTTTCTTTTGACTTTTGACTTTTGACTTTTAACTTTTAACTTTTGACTTTTGACTTTTGACTTTTAAATTTTGACTTTCTACTGGCTACTGACTATTGACATTTTAATTTTTATTTGCTCAAAAGCTTGTTTCGCAGCAGCTTGTTCGGCTGCTTTTTTCGATCCTCCCTTACCTATTCCCCAAATCTCTCCCAGCACTTTGACAACTGCGGTGAACATCTGGGTATTACCCCGAACTTGCTTCATTTCCTTGATTTCATACTCTGGCAAAACCTTGTATGCGGCCTGGGTAAATTCCTGAAAAGCTGCTTTATAATTACGACGAGCCGGATCGGAGAGAATTTCTGCCGTTATCTCTTTAAAGTGCCGATCTAACCAAGGACGCACGAATTGCAGGCTGTGGGTGCTGAGGTAAAGAGCGCCCAAAACGGCTTCTAAGGCGTCCGCTAACCTAGTTTCCCGTCCCGCCGTATCTCCCGCTGCGCTCTTATCCATGAGCAAATAGTCTTCAAATCCATAACTATCGGCTATTTGCGCCAAGATGCGATCGCTCACCAATTCTGCCCGCAGAGCCGAAAAATCACCGACGCTGCTCTGAGGATAAGTTTCCCATAAAAACTCCGCCGCCGCGACGCGCACAACCGAATCTCCCACAAATTCCAGCCGATCGTAGTTATCCTCTGCCGAAAAAGTAGGATGAGTTAGCGCCAAGTCAAGTAACTGCCACTTAACTGGCGTTTTTTCAGGAAGTCCGAGCTTTTGAATCAAGGTTTGGAGTTGCTTTTGACGGCGTGGGTAGCTGAGATTCATGATGTAAAGGCAGACTTCTAGGAGTCCCTATCATTTTAGCTACATCGGTGAACAGCTCCTCTACCTCCACTAAGAGTTATTTTTGCACCGACAAAAATATAGCTAGGGACTAGGGGCTAGGGGCTAGGGGCTAGGGTAAGAACGGTCTAGAATCGACGGTTTGGTGGAATTAAGAATGACTTAAGCGCCTTGGCGACTGCTATAACTAAAAAAAATCACAGAGAAGAGAGTCGGACATAAGCCGGGTTCTGTTTTCTGACTGACGTGCAGCACAGAAGGCAGTTATCTATCTGGGACGCCTGTTACCAGACGCCTCTAGCGGTACCTAAGCAACGGAACCGGTAAAAGACCAACCGTAGTTCCTCCGACCTTGCTCCCAACCGGGGTTTACCGAGCCAGCGCCTCTCGACGCTGCTGGTGCGCTCTTACCGCACCTTTGCACCCTTACCAACCAATTTTGGATTTTAGATTTGAATCTAAAATCCAAAATTGGTTGGCGGTATCTTTCTGTGGCACTATCCTCGCGATCGCTCGCACTGGGCGTTACCCAGCAAGTCTGGTCTTTCGGGAGCCCGGACTTTCCTCAGACTGGCTTTCGCCAATCCGCAACCGCCTGCGCCTACTCTCTTCTTTTTTATTTTAGATTTTAGATTTTGGATTTTGGATTGAATGAGGGAATTGGGCAAGAGGGCATAGTTATTCTCCCGCTCCCCTCTCCCTCTCCCTGTTTCCCCTCAATCTTCTTTAATTGTGGAAATATTATCAAACCAACCCCGACGCCAGAAAAAGTAAACCAGACTGCCAGCAGTTGCAATCATCACAGCCCAGCACAGGGGATAGCCCCAGTACCAATTCAGTTCTGGCATATTCCAAGGCGATTTTTCTGTGTTGAAGTTCATTCCATATACACCAGCAATAAAAGTTAGGGGAATAAAAATTGACGAAATCACCGTCAGCAGCTTCATAACTTCATTCATTTTGTTACTGACACTGGATAAATAGACATCCATCAAACCAGAAGCCAGTTCCCGGTAAGTCTCCACAATATCCATCACCTGAACCGCGTGATCGTAACAATCGCGCAAGTAAATTCGCACATCGGGACTGATCAAATTGCTGCCATCTCGGATCAGAGAATTAATCGCATCTCGTTGCGGCCAAATGGCGCGGCGGAGGGCCAGTAATTCCCGTTTGATTTGATAGATTTTTTCAAGAGTGCGTCGCGTCGGGTTAAGCACAACTTCATCTTCTAGTTCTTCGATGCGCTCGCCGTAGGTTTCCAGCACCGGAAAAAATCCATCGATAATTGCATCTAAGAGCGTACAAGCTAAATAATCGGCTCCGCGCTGACGGATAGTGCCCTTGTTAGCGCGAATGCGATCGCGTACCGGTTGGAAGCAATCCCGCTCTGGTTCCTCCTGCACCGTCAGCAAATAATACTTCCCCAAAACAAAACTAACCTGCTCGCTGTAAAAACCAAATCCACTTTCCTTGGGCATCACCA from Aerosakkonema funiforme FACHB-1375 includes the following:
- a CDS encoding trifunctional serine/threonine-protein kinase/ATP-binding protein/sensor histidine kinase: MIDLPGIAIKAPIYESVNSEVYRGIRAEDNQPVIVKVLKQDYPTPDELRRYKQEYEISCKFNIDGVTKAYGLESYQRTMFIIFEDFGGESLKKLMKQRKFKLAEVIRIAVAITDSLGHIHAANIIHKDINPSNIVFNPETQQLKIIDFGISSIFTRENPTLKNPNVLEGTLAYISPEQTGRMNRFLDYRTDFYSLGVTFYELLTGKLPFETTDALELLHCHIAKQPNEVKSQNSQFKNEEIPQVISDIVMKLMAKNAEDRYQTAWGIKADLEECLSQLQTNGFIFSFPLASQDISDKFQIPQKLYGREREVETLLAAFERVSGTEQLTTDNGQRTSNKIEMMLVAGYSGIGKSVLVQEIHKPITEKRGYFISGKFDQFQRNVPYSAVVSALEGLVRRILTESDEQLKLWRQKLEAALGSNGQVIIDVIPEVELIVGKQPPVPELGPQESQNRFNLVFQNFIRTFCLKEHPLVIFLDDLQWADAASLKLIELMMTEVELQYLFSIGAYRDNEVNPSHPLMITIDELQKKGATVNFISLNPLNMQQIGELIADTLHSDTESVKPLAKLVVHKTEGNPFFVNEFLKTLHAENLLNFNFRYRSWQWNINQIEAVGITDNVVELMIGKLKKLPDATQQVLRLAACVGASFDLNTLSIICEKSPAEVFQNLTPAVQSTLILAASEWDYQLLIQNYQFLHDRVQQAAYALIDEEQKQAVHLQIGRLLLQNTQPQDLGEKIFNIVDHLDLGIALVSPQTERDKIARLNLIAGEKAKAATAYEAALKYLTVGMDILDKNRWADRYELSLSLHKERAEVEYLSGNFERSEKLFTIALEQAKSNFSKLEIYRIYMNLCMTQGKFSQAVSLGLDGLRSLGIDVPNSQTELLTVISAESEEVAAKLQKRNMESLLDDPECQDNEKRLCMNLIVDLWAAAYLMGDRNWSDWCSFKIVNFTLTYGVVGASAFGYILYGFILAARYQYPLAYQFGQLGFRLINKLNIRTLLGKVINIFAHTIGPYQVHLRNNVELYALSTIACLECGDLIYGVWAIYYRIWARFIVGDELTEVYEDSKKYLFSVQKINDRNIFYSYLSLQNTIRTLLDDNEVVAPDELFDEAVILKEWQESGFNIGIHWHGTRKLQLLLIQGEFAKAAQLAIENEKTVGSCAGFYNIIEHYFYASLCLTAHYSVASEKAQQEYRKILADNEAKMKIWADNCPVNYLHKYLLIKAEIARLSGQDLEAIDYYDRAIESASENKYIQNEALAHELAAKFWLSKGKQKIAQVYMTDAYYCYLRWGAQAKVKYLESKYPHLITKLSTNTLTTIPTTTISVTTTSAAIGTLDFGTLIKASQAISGEILLEKLLSKLMKIIIENAGAQIGYLVLHSHTEQGKEEGQLLIEASGVVDSDNVAVLQSVPIENRLPVSIVNYVARTKETIVLNDAVSEMQNPKSKIQNPDDPYIKKNKPKSILCAPLMNQGKLWGIVYLENNLTTAAFTPNSLEVLQLLSGQAAIAIANAKLYGEVKQAEKLLAEYNRTLEIQVAERTQELSQALENLKATQEELIQSEKMAALGQLVAGVAHEVNTPLGAIRSSVENIAEFMNSSLQKLPEFFQQLSPERQRDFFALLQNLTQQTTALSSKERRSFKRALVSKLNSYNVVNADTVADTLVDLGIYENLEPFLPLLKDPESEKVLNTAYQLASVQKSTQTITTATNRAAKIVFALKSYARYDHSGQKLRTNITDGIETVLTLYHNQLKHGVEVVRNYDASLPTVLCYPDELNQVWTNLIHNALQAMHNNGILTINVTQQDSCLNISITDSGTGIPPEIMPRIFDPFFTTKPPGEGSGLGLNIVRKIIDKHEGKIWVDSGQGKTRFTVLLPIN
- a CDS encoding archease; this encodes MDYEFLEDVATADIAFRAHGKDLPELFQAAGDATINTMIDNLAAIEPRETRSFSLENDDLDLLLFNFLQELIYYKDSELLLLRAQQIEIEEKDNLYHLSAITTGEKLDPNRHEQRVDVKAVTLHQFELRKSDRGWTAMVILDI
- a CDS encoding CobW family GTP-binding protein, with product MQVRTPLTVITGPLGSGKTTLLRHILDSFPKKIAILMNEFGEIAIDTKIIQGKNVEMADLGGGCVCCSLLGEFEAAVNEIVDTVDPDNIVVETTGVAEPDALVFDIQESLTRVRLDGVVTVIDADAMVKYPQVGHTGRMQIEAADTILLNKVDLVSETELEGIEKKLNSFNEIASILRTKRCQVDVDLLFGIGRERVQPPPHHVHQPEFESFGYKTAAILNSERFEEFANFLQTDVYRSKGFVKFSDGNYLFNFVAGRWDLEPFEQEGTELVFIGKKVCDRQEQIISQLKLCEQ
- a CDS encoding RtcB family protein, whose translation is MAIKEFLERISDTVWEIPVSYKEGMRVPARIYGTEKIIAELDEAVYDQVTNVATLPGITKYALCMPDGHFGYGFPIGGVAAMDVEQGGVISPGGIGFDINCGMRLLVTNLTYDEVKPHIKNIVDRLYERVPAGVGSRGFVKLSRNDFREVVEEGAQWCVRNGYGWEEDLELMEENGCLQGADSAKISDKAIDRGFNQIGTLGSGNHYLEIQVAKEENIFDPELAARLGIFMPNQVVVMFHCGSRGFGHQVATDYLQIFLKVMESKYGIKILDRELACAPFNSPEGQAYFAAMKCGINMSFANRQVILHRIREVFSDIFKKSPEKLGMHMVYDVAHNTAKLERHIIDGKERSLLVHRKGATRAFGPGMGDVPERYKDIGQPVIIGGSMETGSYLLVGVPSGDQTFFSTAHGSGRTMSRTKARKTWRGDKLLKDMESRGIYVRSTSMPGLAEEAGGAYKDIDDVIEAAELAGISKKVVRLTPIGNIKG
- a CDS encoding GAF domain-containing protein; the protein is MNEQTLPPVLDTILSDRTTPDAVFSDLLPALGEVLKCDRIFLYLYNPYKEIGKVAYCWRRLTEYPDVTEYDWKKEPASLPDEDPLYAAALRTEPSIFVEDIETAKPEVVNKDFERKNFGHRALVHAHLCQDGLLWGILQPCVFGQPRVWSELDRFVISTVTDKIVPLAVDYIKSTQV
- a CDS encoding PQ-loop domain-containing transporter, whose amino-acid sequence is MKEIVTFFFGLGFVFNASLFIPQALIIFKNKSAKDVSLITFLGFNFIQLNGVLYGYYQNDWILMYGSMISLLSCGSVTCLAIVYRHK
- a CDS encoding KTSC domain-containing protein, producing the protein MRLVSIDLKNIVAIGHAEGYLGLLLDREGEQEYVEIPAPSTVYKGLQKIAYIANSEVAYFSTVKGEKPIAMLPVRSTMASAIGYDESRQILQIQFISGTIYQYFGVEREIWKIFRDSNSKGKFFNQEIKGQYASLRVDKNRGEN